The sequence TTTTGCAAATCAATTCCCAAAAGAAAGTAATCACCGGGATTTAGAGTCTCAGCAATTTGATGTAAGAAATGCTCACACTCCTGTGGATTAAAATTCCCTAGAGAACTTCCAAGAAAAAAGACCAACCGTGGTGACGGGTGCGTAGACTTTAAATAAACTAAAGCTTGCTCGTAAGTTCCTAATAATCCTTGAATGAAAAAATTAGGATATTTTTGCTGTAGCTGGATGACACTAGTTTTAAGAATTCCTCCACTAACATCTATCGGTAAATATCTACCAGAATCAGCAATTTTTTGATAAGCATCTAATAGCGAACGAGTTTTAGTAGAACTCCCACTACCTAATTCTACTAGTTCACAGTTGCCTATAATGCTAGCAATCTCATCAGCATATTGACTCAAAATATTAGCTTCTGTTCGAGTCGGATAATATTCGGGTAATTCACAGATTTGTTCAAATAGTTCTGAACCACGGTCATCGTAAAAGTATTTGGGTGGTAAGGTTTTATGAGTTTGAGTTAATCCTTGAATGACATCTTCTCCATCATTATTGAGAGCTTGATATTGCTCATCA is a genomic window of Fortiea contorta PCC 7126 containing:
- the egtD gene encoding L-histidine N(alpha)-methyltransferase, translating into MLIKTLTVLDEQYQALNNDGEDVIQGLTQTHKTLPPKYFYDDRGSELFEQICELPEYYPTRTEANILSQYADEIASIIGNCELVELGSGSSTKTRSLLDAYQKIADSGRYLPIDVSGGILKTSVIQLQQKYPNFFIQGLLGTYEQALVYLKSTHPSPRLVFFLGSSLGNFNPQECEHFLHQIAETLNPGDYFLLGIDLQKPKEILEAAYNDSQGVTAAFNLNMLAHLNWRFQGNFDLSLFTHQAIYNQVEHQIEMYLHSQTNHLVSLDILNLQVSFQAGESILTEISRKFDLENMQQQLAAQGLKPVKNWTDSQQWFGLILCQA